DNA sequence from the Falco biarmicus isolate bFalBia1 chromosome 5, bFalBia1.pri, whole genome shotgun sequence genome:
TAGAGGATTAAGAAGGGATTCCATTACTCCTGATATAGCTACAAAGCCTGGGCAACCTTTGTTCTTGGATACAGTTTCTGctaaaaaatcttttaagacCCGAAAACAAAAGTCGTCTTCAAAGGCTGAATACAATTTAACTGCATGCAAATGCCTTCTGTGCAAGAGAAAATATAGTTCACAGATAATGCTGAAAAGGCACATGCAAATTGTTCACAAGATAACTCTTTCTGGAAAGAACTCTAAAAGAGAGAAAGGACCCAACAATACTGCCAAtggcacagaaataaaagtaaaagtTGAACCAGCAGATTCTGTAGAACCTTCACCCCCTTCCATTGCCCTTTCTCCACAGAATGAATTAAAGGGAACAAATCattcaaatgagaaaaagagcACACcgtcagcacagaaaaataaagttaaacaGGACCCTGAAAACCCTAAATCAACTTCTAAATCAACCACTAAATCAACTTGTAAATCAACCACTAAATCAACCTCTAAACCAACCAATGCATCTGCTGCAGGTGGCCAGCAAAAAACCAGGAAGCCAAAACTTTCAGCTGGCTTTGACTTCAAGCAGCTTTACTGTAAACTCTGTAAACGCCAATTTACTTCTAAACAGAACTTGACAAAACACATTGAATTACACACAGATGGAAATAACATTTATGTTAAATACTACAGGTGTCCACTCTGCTCTTACGAAACACGTCGCAAACGTGATGTGATAAGACATATAACTGTAGTTCATAAAAAGTCGCCACGCTACCTTGGGAAAATAACTGCGAGTTTAGAAATTAGAGCAATAAAAAAGCCAATTGATCTTGTTCTAAATAAGGTTACAAAAAGAGGCCCTCAGAGggatgaaacaaaacagattgGTTCAAAACAGGATGTCACCTCCAATTCTCCCAATAAGAAGTACGAAGGAGCTGATGTTGGTATTGAagtaaaagtaacaaaaaactTTTCTCTGCACCGATGCAATAAATGTGGGAAAGCGTTTgccagaaaagcttttctagAACATCAtaagaaaacccacaaagcaaATGTATCTCATTcacctgaagaaaacaaaaccaaaggcaGAAGTACAAGATCTAAAGCTGTTGTCtggtgaggaaaaagaaaaatgttttgtctttttgttgttgttgttgttaagaaaaagcaaaacaaaaccattgcctttcttttgctgttgatCTATTGCcgaaaacatatttttccataGATTTTAAGGTTTAGCAGCTTAAATACTAAGGTAGAtgtcaaattttattttcttaaattttgtttttagcGTTTTGGAAAAGAGTTAATTTCTAAATTTGTCATTGTAGGAAGTTGGAATAGAATTAGGTTAAACTGTACTGAGTCAACTCTTTACATTGTCTTAAGCCATTTATTGTAATCAAGCTAATATACGTACATTTCTAAaatagtgattttttaaaattaacaatgCTTTCGTTTGAGTAACATAACCTGTTAATTAACTTCTCTGTGACCCAGTTGAAGAAGTACTACAGGTACTACAGTAAAAGCTGTTGACAGAAAAAATCCCTATGAACTTACTGGAATTTGTCATTCGTGcgtttatttttatttgtttaaaacttGAATGTGTATTGCCTATGCCCTGTCAACAAAAGGAGATCAAACTGTTTTTTGGAATGTAATTTGGATGCTTAATTGCTTTGATTTAAAATCAGTATGTGTTAGGTGCTTACAAACACCTTTAAAATCCTCAGATTTAGGATTTGATTCTTTTAAGGCTTATTTATAGAAGCATGGGTTTGAAGACTGCtggtcatttatttttttaaagtgtttgagtctcatcaagattttttttttaagcctaaaTATGTGTAAAAGTCTGGCCAAGAATTTTCTAAAGTTCTGTTTATATGGTACTCTGGGAGTTTTTTTACACTTGGAGGGGATGTATTTGtagtttctcagttttctgtAGCCTTCATGTTAAAGATGgcctattttaaaaataaccttttaaaaaaggaaaaaaaccacttttatCTATGGtgaatttgtatttcagaatgaCTGACTGATGTCTGAAGGTTGGAGGATTGtacaaaaaattaatgaagagaAACAGTAGTTACACCAAGGTTTTTTAACATCCTTATTCAGAATTATCTTTCTAGCATGTgtggtgaaaaaaaccacaagtgTATGTGCCTTTTTCTATATTTCAACTCTGAAACGCTGTTTCCCAGGAGGTAATTTGATTTGAGTTCAGCTTTCGTAGTGAATTGCCACCCAGCTATGTTAAATTGTAATCTGGTGCTTTTGTGACTTCATAACAAATCCTGTCTAGGTGGGATGGAACTTCAAAAATTAACTGAGCTGGACCCTGAATTAAAGAGGAAGAGTGACTTCTGCATTTTGATCAAGAATTAAAAAGTTAGCCTTGTAAATTATTTATGTTgtgtaatttaaaacataattatatGGGTAAACTCAAAAGTATTAATTTATTCCCATTTCTCCTCAGATAGGTTCAAGTGATGTTCGGAAAGTTTGGAGTTCATATGAATGAAAAAGACTTTAGTTTGTTGTTGGAACTGCTAATACCTTGATAATGGTACTATaaggaggaaatattttcataagcTGTTGTTTTCTTACTAAATTAGTAAACATTCTGACTGCTTGTAGGACAGTGCCTCCTCCCAAAACAGTGAAGTAGTTGAAATGCACACGTGCTTCTAAATTAGCAGTTATCTCTGTGCAGTTGAGGTTTCACGCAGTATAGAAGGAACTTTCTGAAACTAAAAAAAGTACAGAGGCAAGTTAATGAACGGCAGCTTTGGAAGAGGATTTTTTGTTCCTCATTTAGGAAATACCTTCAGAGAGCTCATGGTGTGTACTGGTCCTCCCTGGTAGTGCTAACTGATGAACAGCTCTTACCTTTTTTGTGATATCCTACTTTGGTAAATGTGTTTTATACTGGTTTAAATTTATTACAAATGAATGTATAAGAGCAAACAATGTAGTGTATATTGGCTGAATTGTACTAATTTTTAGTATTTGCCATAACATCAGTTTGTTCATATTGACTAATTTCCCAGTTCCGGGACGTTCTGAATTTCACTGTACTGAAGTCACTTCAAAGATctccattttgtttctgtgtgtggttCACAGGCAAACTTTGTAAACATCTAGGAAGTTTACAAGAATATCCACATTCCTctattctttaatttttttttaaaaaaattatacataaGCACTTTAATGATAgttgc
Encoded proteins:
- the ZNF800 gene encoding zinc finger protein 800 isoform X1 — encoded protein: MPLRDKCCQTDHHHHGCCEPVHVLEPGDPPLLQQPLQTSKSGIQQIIECFRSGTKQLKHILLKDVDTIFECKLCRSLFRGLPNLITHKKFYCPPSLQMDDNLPDINDKQSQAINDLLEAIYPRVDKQEYVVKLEPIETNQNAVFQYVSRTDSPDENIESSSTPDQAPAQIQEPSTEQPKTVSAPAPVPGGETVELPPADPVTNKVVPTPEEQPPAVSPDSDSLDNSDFGHQLICCLCRKEFHSRRSVRRHIRKVHKKKMEELKKYIETKKKPNQCSMKGRNKNVLVTLGRSCPVCYKSFATKANVRRHFDEVHRGLRRDSITPDIATKPGQPLFLDTVSAKKSFKTRKQKSSSKAEYNLTACKCLLCKRKYSSQIMLKRHMQIVHKITLSGKNSKREKGPNNTANGTEIKVKVEPADSVEPSPPSIALSPQNELKGTNHSNEKKSTPSAQKNKVKQDPENPKSTSKSTTKSTCKSTTKSTSKPTNASAAGGQQKTRKPKLSAGFDFKQLYCKLCKRQFTSKQNLTKHIELHTDGNNIYVKYYRCPLCSYETRRKRDVIRHITVVHKKSPRYLGKITASLEIRAIKKPIDLVLNKVTKRGPQRDETKQIGSKQDVTSNSPNKKYEGADVGIEVKVTKNFSLHRCNKCGKAFARKAFLEHHKKTHKANVSHSPEENKTKGRSTRSKAVVWFK
- the ZNF800 gene encoding zinc finger protein 800 isoform X2; the protein is MPLRDKCCQTDHHHHGCCEPVHVLEPGDPPLLQQPLQTSKSGIQQIIECFRSGTKQLKHILLKDVDTIFECKLCRSLFRGLPNLITHKKFYCPPSLQMDDNLPDINDKQSQAINDLLEAIYPRVDKQEYVVKLEPIETNQNAVFQYVSRTDSPDENIESSSTPDQAPAQIQEPSTEQPKTVSAPAPVPGGETVELPPADPVTNKVVPTPEEQPPAVSPDSDSLDNSDFGHQLICCLCRKEFHSRRSVRRHIRKVHKKKMEELKKYIETKKKPNQCSMKGRNKNVLVTLGRSCPVCYKSFATKANVRRHFDEVHRGLRRDSITPDIATKPGQPLFLDTVSAKKSFKTRKQKSSSKAEYNLTACKCLLCKRKYSSQIMLKRHMQIVHKITLSGKNSKREKGPNNTANGTEIKVKVEPADSVEPSPPSIALSPQNELKGTNHSNEKKSTPSAQKNKVKQDPENPKSTSKSTTKSTCKSTTKSTSKPTNASAAGGQQKTRKPKLSAGFDFKQLYCKLCKRQFTSKQNLTKHIELHTDGNNIYVKYYRCPLCSYETRRKRDVIRHITVVHKKSPRYLGKITASLEIRAIKKPIDLVLNKVTKRGPQRDETKQIGSKQDVTSNSPNKKYEGADVGIEVKVTKNFSLHRCNKCGKAFARKAFLEHHKKTHKANVSHSPEENKTKGRSTRSKAVVW